The genomic window CCGCCGAGCAGCAGCGGCCGCTCGTTGAACGCGATGAGCAGGCCCAGGCCGATCGCCACCGACGGCAGCGCCACCGGCAGGTGGAACACGGCGTCGGTGATCTTGCGCAGCCACGCCGGGGCCTCCCGGGCGGCGAGCGCCGCCCACGTGCCGACGACGAGGGCTAGGCCGCCCGCGATGATCGCGGTCTGCAGGCTGACGATCATGCTGGCGAGGTTCTCGTCGGACAGGGCCGCCGACAGGTTCTTCGTTCCCAGGTTCGACGGCAGCGGGCCGTTCCATGCGCCGGCCAGGGCCGCGGCGATCACCGTGGCGATCGGGGCGACGAACACGACCGTGACGACGGCGGCGAAGAAGCCGAGCGTGAGATACCTAGCGCGTCGGGTCCACAGCAGCACGGCTGCCTCCCATCAGTCGGGCGAACAGGAATCGGTAGCCGCCGTACAGGGCGAGCGACAGCGCCACCTGGACGGTCGCGATGACCGCGGCGCCGGGCAGGTCGAAGGTGACGATGCCGTGCGTGTAGATCAGCACCGGCAGCGTCATGACGTCCTTGGCGCCGGTGAACAGGACGATGCCGAACTCGTTGAGCGTCAACAGCAGCACCAGCGATCCGCCGGCCATCATCGCGGGCCACGCCTCGGGCAGCACCACCTGGCGCAGCACCCGCAGCGGGGACGCGCCGAGGCTCGCGGCGACGTCGAGCTGGTCGCGGGGGATCTGCGAGAACGCCGCCAGCAGGGGCCGCACCACGAACGGCGTGAAGAACGTGATCTCGGCGGCGATCACCCCCCACGGCGTGTTCAGGAAGTTCAGGGGGCCCTGCTCGGCGCCGGTGACGCGGGTGATCAGGGCGTTGACCGCGCCGGCGGTGCCGTACAGGAATGTGAACGCGAGTGTCACCAGGAACGACGGCAGCGACAGGATCGTGTCGATCAGCCGGCCCACCACCTTCGATCCGGGGAACGGTACGAACGCGAGGACGAGGGCGAGGAACGTGCCGAGCACCAGGCAGCCGATCGTGGAGGTGACGGCCACTTGCACGGTGCGCCACAACGCGTTCCGGAACGACGCGGATCCGAGGACCTCGGTCCACGTGGACCAGCCGCGGCCGGTGTCGGTGACGGTGGACTCCGCCAGCACCCGCGCCATCGGGTACACGGCGAACCCGACGACGAGCAGCAGCGGCGGTAGTACCCACAGGCCGGCCCGCCACTTCGACGGTTCGGGCCGGGCGGGGGGTTCGACGGCGGTGGGGGCGTCGAGGACGGCGGTCACCGGGTCTCTCCCGGGACCGGCACGAGCACGGCTCCGCGCTCGGGGAAGCGCATGCCGACCTCGGTGCCGACGGGACGTTCGTCGTGGCCGGGAACGTCGACGTCGATCGGTGTCTCGGGCAGGCTCGGCAGGGCGATCGTCACCCGGGTCGACGCGCCGCGCCACACGCTGGCGACGATCCGGCCCGGCAGTGCGCCGCGCTCGGCGGGATTGGTGAGGGTGATCGTGTGTGGGCGCAGGCACAGCAGTGCGCCGGTGTCGGATTCCCAGTCGGTGCGGCCGATCTCCGGCTGCGGGGCGTGCGCGGTGACGGGGGTGCCGCCCACCGAGACGAGCGCCGACGTGCCGACCACGCGGGTCACCGTGCAGGGCAGCAGGTTCGCGCCGCCGAGGAATGCGGCGGTGAAGCTGCTGGGGGGCCGCTTCCACAGGTTCTCGGTGGTGTCGATGTCGACGAGGCGGGCGTCGCGCATGACGGCGATACGGTCGGCGAGGGCGAGGGCCTCGGACTGGTCGTGCGTGACGTACAGCATCGCGGTGTCCGGGAGTGCGGCCCGCAGTTCCTGCAGTTCGGTGAGCATGCTCTGGCGTAGTTGCGCGTCGAGGGCGGCGAGCGGCTCGTCGAGCAGCAGCACCTTGGGGCGGATGGCGAGGGCGCGGGCGATCGCGACGCGCTGCTGCTGGCCGCCGGACAGTTCCCGTGGGAAGCGTTTGCCGTACGCCGACATGCCGACCATGGCGAGGGCGTCGGACACCCGGCCCGCGATCTCGGATCGCGGAACCCGGTGGGCACGTAGGCCGAAAGCGACGTTCTCGGCGACCCGCAGGTGCGGGAACAGGGCGTACGACTGGACGACGACGCCGATGCCGCGCTTGGCGGGCGGCAGGTCGGTGACGTCCTCGCCGCCGAGTCGGACGGTGCCCGACGCCGGACGGTTGAATCCGGCCAGCGCCTTGAGGGCCGTGGACTTGCCCGACCCGCTGGGGCCGAGCAGGGCGACGGTCTCGCCGCGGGCGACCTTCAGGTTGAAGTCGATCAGAGCCCGGGTGGCCCCGGCTCCGCGGCCGTAGGCGACGTTGACGCGGTCGAACGTGATGGCGGGAAGGGACGTTTCACTGTTCGTGTCGGTGGAGACAGTGGAGCGGAGGGACCGCCCGGGCTCGAAGCGTGACATGTCAGTTACCGGTTGCCTTCTGGTAGGCGGCGATGTCGGCGTCCAGCGAGGTGAGGACGTCGTTCCAGTTCGGGGTCCACACGTCGACCCCGTCGACGAGGCCGGTGGGGGTGGACGGGTCGGTGGAGGCGCCGGTGGATTCGCGGACGTCGGTGCGGACGGACACGCCGCGTGCCTGGTCGGCGACGGTCTGCTGCGCCTTCTCGGACAGTAGGTACTCCATGAGCTTCTTGGCCTCGTCGGAGTTGGGGGCGCCCTTGGCCAGGCCCATCACGTACGGCAGCGCGATGGTGGTGCGGGTACCGTCCGCGGCGGCCGGGAAGAAGACGTCGAACTTCGAGCCGTCGTCCTGGATCGACGACAGGTTCATCTGCACGTCCCCGTTGGCGACGAGCAGTTCGCCGTTGCTGACCTTGGGCTGCAGCTTGCCGGTCGACGACGACGGTCCCACGTTGTTGACCTGCAGCTTCGTCAGGTAGTCGAGGGCGCCCTGCTTGCCCATCAGGTGCTGGAGCAGCAGCAGCACCGCGGTGCCGTCACCGGCCTGACCGGGGGTGGAGTACTGCAGCTTGCCCTTGAACTGTTCGGAGAGCAGGTCGTCCCACGTCTTCGGGGCCGGATTCGCGCCCGGGTTCGCGATGAACGACAGGAAGTTGTCGACCACGGGAACGTAGTGGCCCTCGGGGTCCTTCACGGCGTCCGGCACGGCGGAGGTGTCGATGCCGCTCGGCTCGAGCAGACCCTGCGCGTCGGCCTTCTGGATGAACGGCGGCAGTGTGACGACGACGTCGGCCTGCGGGTTGGACTGTTCCTTCTCGACCCGGGAGACCACCTCACCGGAGCCGGCCTCGACCAGGTTCACGGCGATCCCGGTCTCGGCGGTGAACGCCTCGAACTGTGGCTTGTACCACGAGGCGAGGCCGTCGGCGCTGTAGACGGTGACGGTCTCCCCGGACGCGCCGGCGGCGGCACCGGTGCCGCCGCACGCGGTGAGCGCGAGGGCGGTGGCGCCCAGGGTGATGGTGGCGATTCCGATGCGGAAACGCTTGGTGTTCCTGCTCATTCGGATGTGTCCTGTCTCGGTGAGGTGGTCGAGGGGGAAGGGCGGATCAGCGGGTCGCGAGGACCAGATCGGCGAACTCGCGGACCGACGGCACGACGTGCGTCGGGTCGGCGGCGCGCAGCTGCGCCTCGTCGTGCGCGCCGGTGAGGGTGCCGGCGACGATGCTCGCGCCGGCGCGGCGTCCGGTCGTGATGTCGCTGGCGGTGTCACCGAGGACGGCAACGGCTTTCACGTCGTCGACCCCGAGACGCAGCAGTGCGGTGAGGACCAGGTCCGGGTAGGGGCGGCCACGGCCGGCGTCGGCGGGGCACAGCGTCAGGTCGGCGAGGGTGTGCCAGCCGAGGGCGGCGAGCAGCTTGTCCTGCGTGGTGCGGCTGAACCCGGTGGTCAGTGCCACCCGGACGCCGGCGTCCCGCAGTGCGGTGATCGCTTCGGCGGCACCGGGAATCGCGGTGGCGCCGCCCTCGTCGACGAGACGGTCGTACTCGGCCTCGAATGCGCGGTTCGCGGCCTGCGCGCGGTCCTCGTCACCGAACAGGGCCCGGAACACGACGATCTTCGACTGGCCCATGGTGTCGAGGACGTACTTCCGGGCCGCGTCGGCCTCGGGCCCCGACTCGGGCAGGCCGGCGGCGGCACCGGCGGCGGCGAACGCCTGCAGGACGAGACCGTCGTCGGCGACGGTGGTGCCGGCCATGTCGAGGACGGCGAGTGCGATGGGGGTCATGGTCTTCTCCTGTGAGGTCAGAGGCCGAGGCGGTCGGCGGTCTGTTCGGCGAGGGCGGGTCCGAGGGTCATGCCGCGCCCGCCGGGTCCGGCGACTACCCACACCCGGTCGGCGGGCTGGGCGCGGTGCACCAGCTCGCCGGTGTCGAGGCACTGGCTGTAGACGCCGGCCCAGCGCTTGACGACCGGCGGCAGGTGCCGGCCGAGGAGTTCCTCGACGACGCTGGTCAGGTGCCGGTACGGGGCCTCGTCGACGTCGAAGTCGAACGGTTCGTCGTACTCGTGGGTGTCGCCGATGGTGAGGCCGCCGTGCAGCCGTTGTACGCACAGCAGCTGCATGCGGTGCTCGGCGGCGGTGGGCTCCTGCGGCTGTGCGGTCCGCAGCGCGTCGAGTGCCGTGCCGGCGAACGCGGGGTAGTAGCGCAGGCTGTCGCCGTCGGCGATCGCGGTGGTCAGCGCCTCGCCGAGCGGGGCGGTCTGCATCATCTGCAGTCGCACGCGGCGCAGCGGCAGTTCACCGGCCAGGTCACGGGCCAGCCCGCCGAGGGCGGCGCCGGGGCACACGATCACCAGGTCGGCGTCGAACGTGCGCTCGTGGTCGTCGCGGATGCGCACCCCGTGTTCGGTGGTGGTGATCTCGCGGGCCTCGGTGCCGGCGTGGAACGTGTAGCGGCCGGACGCCTCGAGGTGGTGTCGGATCGCGGGCAGGGCGATGCGGGACTCGACGGCACCGTCACGGGAGCAGTGCAGACCGGCCAGGTACTTGCCGCGCAGGGCCGGGTTGATCGCGCGGACGGCATCCGGCTCGAGCAGCGAGAAGCCGCGGACGTCGGCGTCGGCGCGCGAGACCATGTCCTCGGCGACCGCGACCTCTTCGGGGGTTCGGAGCAGCGTGGTGGAACCGGCTGCGCGGAAACCGATCTCGGGGACCCGCTTACCGAGGTCCGCCCACAGTTCGCGGGACCGCAGGGCGGCGTCCAGTTCGTGCTCGGCCCGCCCGGAGACCCACACCAGACCGAAGTTGCGTACGGTGGCACCGCGCGCTTCGAGTTCGCGTTCGAGATGGACGACCTCGTGTCCTCGGCGGATCGCCTCGTCGGCGTGTGCCGTTCCGAGGATTCCTCCACCCACAATTGCAATTCGCATGGGACACACCCTGACCATTGGTCTAGACCAGCTGGGGGACTTTCGGGAAACGGAAAATGAACAGTTGGTGCAGGCCGGAATCTGTGTAGTCTGACGACCGTGAGTTTCCTCGAAACTGCTGTGGCACTGCCCGATTCGACGCTTATTGCGGGTGTGTCGTGACCGTGGAGTCCCTGCCCAAGCACTACCTCGTCCGAACCCATGTCGAGGATCTGCTCGCCGATCTGACCGAGGGGGACGCGGTGCCCGCGGAACGCGAACTCGCGGCCCGGTGCGGTGTCTCCCGCGAAACCGTCCGGCAGGCGCTGCACGAGCTGCTCGTCGCCGGACGCGTCGAACGTCGAGGACGCGGCACCGTCGTCGCCCGCCCGAAACTGGTGCAGCCGTTGTCACTCGGCTCGTACACCGAGGGGGCCCTGAGCCAGGGGCGGGAGCCCGGCCGCATCCTGGTGCGCTGGGAGGAGATCGACGCACCCCCGAGTCTCGCCGAGATCCTCGACATCGGCGTCGGTGACCCCGTCGTCCATCTCGAACGTGTCCTGCTCGCCGACGGTGAACGTATCGGGCTCGAGAGCACGCACCTCCCGCACTACCGGTTCCCGGACCTGATCGACACGTTCGACCCCGAAACGTCGCTGTACGCGGCGATCCGGGCCCTCGGCATCACGTTCACCACCGCCACCGAACGTATCGAGACGGCACTGCCGACGCCGCGGGAGGCCGGCCTGGTCGATTCGAGCACCGCGATGCCGATGCTGAAACTGCACCGCGTCTCCCGCGACGCCGACGGCGTCCCCATCGAACGGGTGCGTTCGCTGTACCGGGGCGATCGGATGGCATTCGTGACGGAGCTGCGCTGATGCCGGCGGTGCCCGGCCGCGCCGAGCGCGTCGAGCGCGGTCTGGCCGCTCGTCGTGCGACGCCGTTCGCGGCCCTCGCCGAATGCGGGACCGATGTGGGCCGGGATCCGATCGGTCTGCTCGAACAGCAGTCCGCGACCCGGATCCCCGCCCTGGTCCCGGTCCGGTACGGGCGCATGGCGAGCAGCCCGTTCGCCTTCTTCCGTGGATCTGCGCTGATCATGGCCGACGATCTGTCCGGCACCCCCCGGACGGGGCTGACCGTGCAACTGTGCGGCGACGCGCACCTGAGCAACTTCGGGATCTTCGCCACCCCGGAACGGGTGCAGGCATTCGACATCAACGACTTCGACGAGACGTACCCGGGCCCGTTCGAATGGGACGTCAAGCGGCTCGTCGCGAGCCTCGCGGTGGCCGGCCGGGAGCGGGGGTTCCGGCGCAAACAGCGTGCGAGGATCGTCCGCGCGTGCGCAGCGGAGTACCGCGAGACCATGCTGCGGCAGGCGGAGCGTGGGAATCTCGCGGTCTGGTATTCGCACCTCGATCCCGCCGCCGAGCTGGCGGCGTTGCGCGACGAACTCGACACGTCCGCGAAGAAGAGCATGCGTCGGACCCTCGACAAGTCGTGGCACCGGGACAGCGTGCACGCGCTGACCAGACTGACCACGGAGGTCGACGGCCGCCGGAGGATCGTCGGCATACCGCCGCTGATCGTGCCGATCGAGGAGATCTTCGCCGAGGAGGACGCGCAGTCCCTGTTCGAGGGCCTGCGCAGACGGTTGGACGATTATCGGGAGACGTTGCAGGACAATCATCGGGTGCTGCTGCGTCGGTTCGAGTTCGTGCAGGCGGCCCGCAAGGTGGTCGGCGTGGGCAGCGTCGGCACCCAGGCATGGATCCTGTTGCTGCAGGGCGTCGACGGTGATCCGTTGTTCCTGCAGGCGAAGGAAGCGCAGCGGTCGGTGCTCGCGAACTACCTGGACGGCCCGTCGTTCCCGAACCAGGGGGAGCGGGTCGTGGCGGGACAGCGGCTGATGCAGGCCGCGAGCGACATCTTCCTCGGATGGCAGCAGGGGCCGGGCCCGGACGGGGTGGTCCGGGACTT from Prescottella sp. R16 includes these protein-coding regions:
- a CDS encoding ABC transporter permease — its product is MLLWTRRARYLTLGFFAAVVTVVFVAPIATVIAAALAGAWNGPLPSNLGTKNLSAALSDENLASMIVSLQTAIIAGGLALVVGTWAALAAREAPAWLRKITDAVFHLPVALPSVAIGLGLLIAFNERPLLLGGTKWIVILAHAVLVLAFAFSSVSAALDRLDPAYRQAAESLGAGPARVLFRITLPLLVPALGAAAGLSVALSMGELGATIMVYPATWKTLPVAIFGLTDRGQVFQAAANTTMLLLVTLLALLVLGRIRGRGAAR
- a CDS encoding 2-aminoethylphosphonate ABC transporter permease subunit, with product MTAVLDAPTAVEPPARPEPSKWRAGLWVLPPLLLVVGFAVYPMARVLAESTVTDTGRGWSTWTEVLGSASFRNALWRTVQVAVTSTIGCLVLGTFLALVLAFVPFPGSKVVGRLIDTILSLPSFLVTLAFTFLYGTAGAVNALITRVTGAEQGPLNFLNTPWGVIAAEITFFTPFVVRPLLAAFSQIPRDQLDVAASLGASPLRVLRQVVLPEAWPAMMAGGSLVLLLTLNEFGIVLFTGAKDVMTLPVLIYTHGIVTFDLPGAAVIATVQVALSLALYGGYRFLFARLMGGSRAAVDPTR
- a CDS encoding ABC transporter ATP-binding protein, with protein sequence MSRFEPGRSLRSTVSTDTNSETSLPAITFDRVNVAYGRGAGATRALIDFNLKVARGETVALLGPSGSGKSTALKALAGFNRPASGTVRLGGEDVTDLPPAKRGIGVVVQSYALFPHLRVAENVAFGLRAHRVPRSEIAGRVSDALAMVGMSAYGKRFPRELSGGQQQRVAIARALAIRPKVLLLDEPLAALDAQLRQSMLTELQELRAALPDTAMLYVTHDQSEALALADRIAVMRDARLVDIDTTENLWKRPPSSFTAAFLGGANLLPCTVTRVVGTSALVSVGGTPVTAHAPQPEIGRTDWESDTGALLCLRPHTITLTNPAERGALPGRIVASVWRGASTRVTIALPSLPETPIDVDVPGHDERPVGTEVGMRFPERGAVLVPVPGETR
- a CDS encoding 2-aminoethylphosphonate ABC transporter substrate-binding protein — its product is MSRNTKRFRIGIATITLGATALALTACGGTGAAAGASGETVTVYSADGLASWYKPQFEAFTAETGIAVNLVEAGSGEVVSRVEKEQSNPQADVVVTLPPFIQKADAQGLLEPSGIDTSAVPDAVKDPEGHYVPVVDNFLSFIANPGANPAPKTWDDLLSEQFKGKLQYSTPGQAGDGTAVLLLLQHLMGKQGALDYLTKLQVNNVGPSSSTGKLQPKVSNGELLVANGDVQMNLSSIQDDGSKFDVFFPAAADGTRTTIALPYVMGLAKGAPNSDEAKKLMEYLLSEKAQQTVADQARGVSVRTDVRESTGASTDPSTPTGLVDGVDVWTPNWNDVLTSLDADIAAYQKATGN
- a CDS encoding phosphonatase-like hydrolase, with the translated sequence MTPIALAVLDMAGTTVADDGLVLQAFAAAGAAAGLPESGPEADAARKYVLDTMGQSKIVVFRALFGDEDRAQAANRAFEAEYDRLVDEGGATAIPGAAEAITALRDAGVRVALTTGFSRTTQDKLLAALGWHTLADLTLCPADAGRGRPYPDLVLTALLRLGVDDVKAVAVLGDTASDITTGRRAGASIVAGTLTGAHDEAQLRAADPTHVVPSVREFADLVLATR
- a CDS encoding TIGR03364 family FAD-dependent oxidoreductase, yielding MRIAIVGGGILGTAHADEAIRRGHEVVHLERELEARGATVRNFGLVWVSGRAEHELDAALRSRELWADLGKRVPEIGFRAAGSTTLLRTPEEVAVAEDMVSRADADVRGFSLLEPDAVRAINPALRGKYLAGLHCSRDGAVESRIALPAIRHHLEASGRYTFHAGTEAREITTTEHGVRIRDDHERTFDADLVIVCPGAALGGLARDLAGELPLRRVRLQMMQTAPLGEALTTAIADGDSLRYYPAFAGTALDALRTAQPQEPTAAEHRMQLLCVQRLHGGLTIGDTHEYDEPFDFDVDEAPYRHLTSVVEELLGRHLPPVVKRWAGVYSQCLDTGELVHRAQPADRVWVVAGPGGRGMTLGPALAEQTADRLGL
- a CDS encoding GntR family transcriptional regulator → MTVESLPKHYLVRTHVEDLLADLTEGDAVPAERELAARCGVSRETVRQALHELLVAGRVERRGRGTVVARPKLVQPLSLGSYTEGALSQGREPGRILVRWEEIDAPPSLAEILDIGVGDPVVHLERVLLADGERIGLESTHLPHYRFPDLIDTFDPETSLYAAIRALGITFTTATERIETALPTPREAGLVDSSTAMPMLKLHRVSRDADGVPIERVRSLYRGDRMAFVTELR
- a CDS encoding DUF2252 domain-containing protein, translating into MPAVPGRAERVERGLAARRATPFAALAECGTDVGRDPIGLLEQQSATRIPALVPVRYGRMASSPFAFFRGSALIMADDLSGTPRTGLTVQLCGDAHLSNFGIFATPERVQAFDINDFDETYPGPFEWDVKRLVASLAVAGRERGFRRKQRARIVRACAAEYRETMLRQAERGNLAVWYSHLDPAAELAALRDELDTSAKKSMRRTLDKSWHRDSVHALTRLTTEVDGRRRIVGIPPLIVPIEEIFAEEDAQSLFEGLRRRLDDYRETLQDNHRVLLRRFEFVQAARKVVGVGSVGTQAWILLLQGVDGDPLFLQAKEAQRSVLANYLDGPSFPNQGERVVAGQRLMQAASDIFLGWQQGPGPDGVVRDFYVRQLRDGKGSAVVEAMRPPGMELYGRLCGRVLAYGHARSGDRIAIASYLGSGNGFDKAVTEFAESYADRNARDHAALLAALDERRVTARFGM